The Gossypium hirsutum isolate 1008001.06 chromosome A13, Gossypium_hirsutum_v2.1, whole genome shotgun sequence nucleotide sequence AATTTCATACAGAAGATTCGCCCTACCATCCTGTGAGTAAGCTTAGAGTTTAACATATTTTTGTTCTTCAGTCCTACTTTTGATAAAATCTGGATGAACATATTGAAGTTTTTCTTTATTGCTTAttgcatcttattcaatcttAGCTGAAGATTTCACAATCATGTCCACGAATTTACAGTACCAGTAGATCATACTATACCCTTGATAATGAAGTTTTTCATCTTGGGTTCCCTTCTCCTAGGTTTTCTTTGTGCACCGTCAATAACTATCTTAACTTGaataatttccatatgattgttgTTTTAATCGGCTGGTTTTTCCCTTTCATGTGAACCTGTTAAGTTCTATGTCGATTTATCCATTTGACTGATAATATTTTGCAGGATGATGGTCAGGAGTCTGTTGTTATGCCCAATAAAGATGGAAAGAAGTTTTTATGTTTCTTGCCGAAGGTGGGGAAAGCCAAAAAACCAGTAACCCATCAAAACACTAGTAGCATGATTGTGGAAACTGAGAAACGGGTTAAACTGAAGACACCTGATGAACTACTGGAAGTACTGAAAAATCAATGCTTTGTCAGAGTGAGCATTTGATTCCTACAAACTGTTCGTTTGGTTTTTCCTATTCTATATGTTATTCTTGTCACCTTACAATAAAAGGAAGGGGAGGGAGGGAcctttgttcttccatggaatTGTCATTGTGTGCTGCTTATTTTCATATCTAGCTTATGTTGTCAACTCCTTCATGCAGCAAGAGGGTTGGTGGTCTTATGAATTTTGCTATCAAAAGCAGTTAAGGCAACTACATTTGGAAGAGGATAAGGTAGCCTTTAATTCAATCTATTTAAGGTACTAGTATTTAAAGGTTTGAGGGTTCTATCTGcgatgtattattttttttttctgatatgAACCACAGCAAATTTATGAGCTGAACCTGTTATGGACACTCAAATGGATGATTTTCGGCACTGAATTATTGGCTTGCATCATCTATCTGAGTAGTAATTTGTATAATAGGCGGTAGTTAATGGTAATAATAGTTGTAAAAGCAGCAGTTTTTAACAAATCTTCTTCTGGACTTGTTCTTGTCACTTTGGATTTACTTGGAATTGAAAATGTAGTTGATATGAAGcgttaagaataattatattagttTTTGTAAGTATTGCAGGTGGTTCAGGAATTTGTGTTGGGTGTATATGATGAGGAGGCCACTGCTGCCGTCAACCAGAATCTCTCTGACATCTCCACATTGAAAGATCCTCGCTCAAAAGATGCTTCGCAAAGGTCTGACTTAAGTGTGGCTTGGAAAAATTTAGATCGCACTTAATCTTTGGtgtatttaattttgtttctattaTTTAAAGGAAAAGAGGTTTCAAGTGGTGAAAGGTAAATGGTTGCATTGAATAAAATGAAGGAAAAGGACTAACAGTTATACTGGTTCTCACAGGTATCACGCTCATCAATATACGAATGGAACTGCATGTGATCTTACTAATCAGCCTCGAGAAACTGAGGTATGAAGCAATGAAGTACAGAATTTTTGTATGGTTTCTAGTTTTGCTTTGGAGGGGTAGAAAAACATATTTGTAGAGGTTTATAATGTGTGTTTGTAGGTGAGGTTTGTGTGCTCGGAGCCAAGAGCGATGATTAGTTCAATTACAGAGTTATCCACATGCAAGTATGCACTAACTATTCAATGCCCAATGCTCTGCAAACACCCGtgagtctctctctctctcactctctctctctcacacacatCTCAATGCTAAGGTTAGATTGATAATCTATGTTGCTCAAACTCTTCATTTTCATGTACCTGTGTCAGACACGATACATAGATATGAAAATATGACCTCCAAAGATTCTCCAAATACATGGAGAAACTTAGAAAAGTCTAACCATACCCATGTCAAATACATATCCATATTCAATACTCACACACAAGTCCGAGTAACATAGTTGTTGATACGTGCCTGTTGAAAAGATCAAAGATCAACCATAGAAGTGAGTTGGGAACTGTATGTAAAACATGACTGAAAACTTATTATCCTTATTCCCAATACTTGGACTTGGGTGTTAGCATCGGATAAGGATATATGTATCACATTGGCATGGTttgatttttctaaattttatcatGTATCGGAGGATCGTTGAAGGTTATATCCCCATATTCATGTGTTGGGCACGAGTGTcagaaatgaatattttaataaaaataaaaagtcgaaGTGACATAGGATGATAGTGACCTGAAACAATCATGCATTGGGTCATTAATTGAATGGTGAACGAGCAAGTATTAAGGTGCTGCAAAAGTGATTGATAGGTATAATGTAGGGAGAAAAGAAAACCATTTTGGGGGTTCTGTTTTGTGTAAGGGAAACCAAGATGACAATGgatggttttaaaaaatgaatatctGACGCTATCCGTTCTGCTTATAAATTTTTTgtcattttgaaaaataaattatgatcCACATACTTGATTTTGCAGATTATTCCAAGAAGAGAGACCAGTGTGGCACACCATTAATTGCAATATCCTTCCAAAGGATTACAAGGATACCAAGGTTGATGACACTCATTTTACTATGATGATGGACTCAGATGATCCATCTACATATTCAACCAAATGACTGCTGTAAATCTTCATTCACCTTTTGCAtacatttacaaatatatatgtcTTGTCTAACTGAAAGTATTACggtatcaaattaaattatttgatatatattttttttacaaattattcttGTCCTTTGCAGATTACGTTCTTTATTAACAAAGATAACAATTCAAGAATTTGAAGATCTGACATGCATCTGTCAAAAAGACTAGAGTTTGGATGAATtgtctcaaaaaaaaaaaaaaagattgcaaAGATTGCAACCTGTCTTTACCATGTCAAAGATAATATTATAGAATAGTTAAACTTCAAGTGTGTTTTCTTTTGTACAGAATAGAAATCATGAGCCACTTCATTGGAACTAGCCAAATACATAAAAAGCTTTTATTGAGAGCATGACAAACCACTAAGGACCAGTTTTGTATTGCTTTTTAAAAGCGTTTCTGGAAGAAAAGCTGAGTAGATTAAGTAGtttttggttgaaatttttaattttttctctttcaaaaacacttttagtgtttaattacttttttattcCAATAATATagtaatttctcttttttttgtacttaattacaaatgtgttaaaataattaattaaaaataaaaaatatttttttaaaatattaattgtaaatatttaatagttatatttaaatatttaaaatatagtttatatattctaattaaattttataaataattaatatttattgtttaaaaatatttaaaatttatattttatatattaaaatattaacaagaagtaataataaattttttatattcttactaaaatataataatattaactaatttaagtATTATTTTAATGTACATTTGTTCATTGATAATAACATAtctaaaatggatattttatttttaaaaagcattttttgacagcaatgttaaacattcaaattttaaattaaaatttttaaaagcacttttttaaaatattttttcacaaTACTTTTTCACAGCACTTTTTCAAAAGTATTACCAAACTAGCCTTTACGAGTTAGACattgacaaaaaataaaaaggtgaAGGAGTGAGCATGGCTTGGCTAAATGGTTCCTTAATGGAATCGTTTAGGCAGAATATGGTCGAGCACAAAATAATAGCAGGACATGGTGGCTGCTTCTACGTGATAGAACCATGCTTGTCTCCAGTAAGGATTAATGTACAACACCATGGCAATACACAATGGCATCACAATGTACGACCCAACAAAACTTGCGTAAAAGAATTCCATGTCAATGAAACCCTTGTCAGTTGCATTTTTCGGCATCGATGAAGATGATCCATCTATTGAGCAATTCTTTGGCAATGGTTCACCACAAAGGAAAAGATTTCCCAGGTAACTACTTTCTTCAAATGTTGCAAATTGTCCGGTCATTTGAGGTGTAATTCCTGATAAATTATTGTATGCCACACTGAAAAAGGACAAAAAATGTAACCCCAGAAGTTGGGAAGGGATATTCCCGCTCAAGTGGTTGTGAGAAAGATCCAGACTCT carries:
- the LOC121203124 gene encoding protein OS-9 homolog; protein product: MFFFVIIEYFYLHLREGKKERMIVELNFEFGIESNISPKGGKMRLFITLVAAVLCILCINVFADPVFPSHIAGTFGHSSREPKYKIEFHTEDSPYHPDDGQESVVMPNKDGKKFLCFLPKVGKAKKPVTHQNTSSMIVETEKRVKLKTPDELLEVLKNQCFVRQEGWWSYEFCYQKQLRQLHLEEDKVVQEFVLGVYDEEATAAVNQNLSDISTLKDPRSKDASQRYHAHQYTNGTACDLTNQPRETEVRFVCSEPRAMISSITELSTCKYALTIQCPMLCKHPLFQEERPVWHTINCNILPKDYKDTKVDDTHFTMMMDSDDPSTYSTK